The Paenibacillus sp. FSL W8-0426 region TTTTTTAAATGGATGCCGAGGACCGGGATCGAACCGGTACGGTAGTCACCTACCGCAGGATTTTAAGTTGCACCCGCAAGGTTCCGCAGTAAACTCCGCATTCCTACGCTATTTTATCGTTAAATTGGCGTCCAAACACACGAGGACCCACCGTTCATTTATACGTTGTGTTGTCGTTTTCCCCTTCCGCTACTGTGCGTTTGGGTCTCGTTCATTATACGAAATACTAAGCGCAAAATCAACCGGGGATGCTACGTTGTGTTTACGTCATTTCCGCGCTATAATTAGAACGTATGTTCTACAATTACCAAACGGAGGCCACTCGCCCATGATCGATATCACCGACGAAGACCGCGCGCTAGTCAAATCGCATACTCTCCTTCCGCGTATCCTATCCGCATTCGAGCGTGACGCCGCGCTCATTAACGCAACGCTAAAGACGCCGGGCCCGTACGCGGACATTATTGCGGAAGCACAGCGCAAACTCACCGCAGACATTTACGATATCCGCAAAGAGTTTCGCCGGCGCGGCATTAAAGTCTACGAAGAGTCTGCGGACAAGGACGGCGTGCTTGCGAAATATCAATGCCGCGGATATCACGCTGAGTTCCGACTGCTCAATTCGTTTATGGCGGCGGAAGCTAACGTTTTGATGCGGAAGTATCTCGGCGCGCCGCCGCTGTCCTAAACGCAGAAAAAATGCTACGCAGACAAAAAAAAAATAAACGCCCACCTCCGAAGAGATGAGCGCGTGTGTTACGTTATATCTGACGCGGCCATTCCCAGCCGTGCCGTTCATACTCGCGAGCGTAATCGCGTAGGCCTTCCTTATCCGCGCCTTCCAGCGTAATAACCGGAAGGTACGCGTAACATTCATCCGCCACGTAGTCGATAACCACGTCTTCAATGGCGCGGTCAACGTCATGCCCAAACGAACGATCGCGTATCTTGTGGCCGACCTGCGGCATCATCTTGCTTTCGAATGTGCGGACGACTTGCGTAGAAAGTCCGGATGAGGTTGCGATAGGCTGTACGATGACGATATCGATCATTGCGCGGGGTCTCCTTTCGTAAGGTCGACGCGTACGTAGTCGGCGCCGCCCATATCGAACATATCTGCGCGAATCAAAGCCTCAGTGATTTCGGCGCTCTCAGAAACTTCGAAACTCACCGTTCCCTTTTCGGTAATGCCCGGATTGATCGTCATGTTACCGAGGCCGCCGAGTTTGGGTTCGTACTCTCTGCCCGCGGAATCACGCAATTTAACTTGGTCTGACGTAAACGATCCGGCCTTATCCGCATCATTGCGCGCGGACATATCGAGTGTTACCGTTTTGACTCCGTTGCTGCTGGCTTCCGATTCGTCCACGCTATGTACCGTAACTGCAAACGTACCAACCTCGATCTCGCTATTCAAACCAGGCGTAGCAGTAACGGGAACAGATTCGGTTACACGGCTACTCAACGGATTACTAAGTGTTAGGGTTATCGCGCCAATAACAACGACAACGAATCCAATTAATATCCACATCGCGCCGCTTCCTTTAAATGACCTGTACTCCATTACGCACACCTTCCCACACTATGTATTTTCTAAATAGTACCATCGATCGATATTAAAAGGAAAGACCTACCTACGATACAATACGTACTCTCTCGCAGGCAGGTCGCAGTTTTATTCCGTTTTAAACGTAGAATATACTCCGGAGCCGATAAGCGCATATGTCACGATATCGACGCCGACCTGCCACATGCCGAAGTCGGGCGCAACGCCGTACTTTTCGAGCCCTTGGTACGCAAGCCCTACGGCGGCCGCGATAAACAACGGATTAGTTAAGCGTTTCTTCATCGTTATTTCGCCTCCTTCGTAATCGTCACCGTTTTTGTCTTCGCGTCCCACGTTACCTTCGCGCCTAACGCCTCGGCGACTGCCCGCGCAGGTGTATACGTGGTGCCGCCGTCAAGCACGCCGTCCGTTACCTTTTTGCCGTTAACCACTACGCTTACGATTACGTCTTTCTTCACGTCGGATTCCGCCACCTTTTCGTTTAGTTTCGCAGCGACCGCCGCTTTAAACAGGCCCCAACCGGTCCACGCGCCGTTATCGTACATTAAGCGCGGGCAGATTTTGCCGGACCAATCGAAGTGCCGGCGCAAGCGATCGACGCCCCATCCGCGCTCTTTCAACATCGACGCAACGAGTGTCGCGGCGTTATCGAGAGTCTTCGCGTAGTTGCCGGATTCGCAAATTTCGATGCCGATTGACGTACGGTTGCCGGAACTGGCTCCGCTACCGTCGCCTGCGTGCCATGCGTTCTCGTTCAGCGGAACACACTCGATGGCCTCGCGTTCATCCACAACGATATGGAACGACGCCGTGCGCGTGTTCGACGGATTCGTTAGCCAGGCGCGTTCGTTAGCGGCCGAGCTCTTTTCGTTGCCCGTATTATGGATCGTAATTGTTGTCGCGTTCATAGCATGGCCGGGTCGCCGGCTGTTTGCGGTAGTTTTCGGAATATAATCCTTGCGGTAGTTCACTCGTACCCCTCCCCGTTAATCCTTTTCGCGAGGAAGACGCTCTTTCATCTCGCGTATTTCTCCGATAATGAGATCGTACTTTTCGGAGAACTTATCGAGTAGCGCTTGAAGGCGTCCCTCACGTTCGCGGTTCTCCTCCTGCATACTCTTTTCGCGTTCCCTATTCGTCTTCATGACGTAAATAAGGAGCCACACGAATAAGATCGCGAATGGCCCCTGCGTAAGAAAGTATTTAGCGATGTCCATTTCCGCCATTAAGCCGTCGCCTCCTCGCCAAGTAGTCCCGCTACTTGTTCACGGAGCCCTTCGACATCTGGAACGCTATCCAGTGTCCGCAGCTTCTTACGGATAAGTGACGCATAAACCGGTGCAATCGCAAGCATTAAACGTCGCCTCCTTTGAGCGCGTCAAGTTCTGAGCGCATATTTATGAGCTGTTCGTATACGTCGGCCAGCGCCATTTGCGCCGATGTCGTCTCCTGCTGCGATTGGATCAGCGCCTCATACGTGGAGGCGAGCGCAGCCTGTGTCGCGGTGCTTTCGGATTCTAGCGTTGACACTTTCGTTGAGAGCGCGGGCTGCGGTTCCTGCGGCGTTTCCGGCGCGCTCGGATCGGGATACGTAAACAGCGGCTCCAACGTCGTTAAGTCTACGCGAGTAAAGACGCCGCCTTCCGCATAATCAGCCGCATGTGCGCCGTATTCGAGCTGGATCATGCCGACTGTATCCGGGACGCGGTCGGCCAGCGCGGCGTATACGGCGAAGTCTTGTTCGCGCGTGGTTTCGATGACTTCGCCGGAGCGTTCGCCTACCGTTTGTATGACGTTGCCTGTGTCTTTTTCATAATAAATCTTCGCGCCAATCTGCACGTTTTTCCCTCCTTAAACTCCGTATGCTTCCCACACATAATTGACGCCAGCATTGACTGGTAGCAAAAACCCCGTATCATTTACATAAGCCGCCGAAGATGTCGTTAACGCCCCGGACATCTCGAAAACATAAAATCCTCTTTTCAGGTCATACGTCATATAGTTGTAGTTATTTCCGACGGTGGACGACGGTGCGGCCTGGCGTGTGCCCCAATCGTAAACGCCCAAGTCAGCGTGAGCCGCCTCGGTTGTACCTGCGTCAAATACACGCTTTATGACTATACGGTTAGGCCTAAACCCTAGGCCGGACACCTGTATATACACCATGCTGGCGCTACCGTCTAAGTGCGTAAATATTCTGGGTGTAGAGCCGCCCACCGCTGTTCCCATAGCATACTTCGGCCCCACTTGAATAGCGTTGATATTCGCCGCCATCGTTGCGAATGGAGCGTCTGCCGCTGTTGGTACTCCTTTGCCAGTAATCGCAGCGGCAACTGATGCTTTACCGTTACTGACAGATGTAAAAAGGTCAGGACTCCACGCCGACCATCCGCTTCCGTTATTTGTTCGTTGCTGGTACGTATTATCAAACAAGTTCATCGCAATTTGTTTAATGTGGGACCCGCTCATCGCGAAAACTTCGACGTACCACCAAGACCCTACCGCCGTACCTGGCGCATTAGTAATATTCTCGCCTGCGTAAAATCCTGTCTTGACTACATTGTTAAGATTTTGATTCGAAATATTTAGGACCAACCCATCGTCGTTGGTGAGTTTATTCTTTTGCCACGTCTTCGCATCCACATAGCTTTTTGCGTTTGCCTCCGCCGCATTCGCCTTTGTCGTTGCGTCAGTTGCTGCCGCGCTAATAGCAGCTTGACGGGCGTCACTCACCGCTTTCTCCGTCGGCGCCAACGATTGGGACGTGCCATCTGTTTTGTTCGATAGCTGCACGATACCCTTCTGCGTCAAGCTCGCGTCAGGCACCGTTACCCCCGAAACAGCCTCGTCAATCGCCGCCTCGACCGCAGTGTCCACCGCATTAGCCAGCGCGTTCATGTCACGCGGCACATCGGCCGTCATCGCGCCATCGATTAGCGGGAGTCCTAAATTTGGCGTTGTTGCCATCGTCATAACCTCCGATTATAAATGTCGTCGTATGTGTATCCGGTCAAGTCCGCGTACGTCTTGCCGCTGCCCGTTAACTCCGCGTAAGTGTAGTAACGGAACACGTAATCAATCGCCATGTGCGCCGGAATGATATCGCGTAGATTCGCTTTGAGCGCGTCGATTTGGTCCGGCACGCCATAGACGCCGACAAACGTAATCGTCAGCGTATAGGCCGCGCTATCTACCGTTACATCGACGTCACCGTTTGCGTATGCCTCCGCGACATTTTCGATGAGACTTACGCTGACCTTGCCGACACCGCGCAGCTTGCCCCGGAGGACTTCGCGTCGCTGTGCGTAGGTGGCACCCGGCTCCGGAGTCACGCCGAATATGCGCTCCCATCGCGCTAGGCCCCACGTAGCCGTGTCGATAAAAAACTGATCGAGCACGTCGTAAATGTCCGCATTAAGCTTCGCAAACTCGATAGCCTCGGCGTTAAGAATGCCGCCAGCCACGAGCGAGTCGCGGTAATACAGCGGCACATAATCGAACATGTCACGCTTGATATCCGTTAGCGTCCTCACGTAACCGTCACCGTCCCGAGCACCGCAACCTCGCCGTCCGCAATCAGCACGTTACCGGTCCCGCCGTTAATCGTAAGATCGCGGTAATCGATAACGCGCGGCACATCGAGAATGACGTTTGCAATCCGCGTGATCCGTACGAGTGGGTCCGAAAAGGCCAGCGTTGCCAGATAAGCGGTAACTCCCGTTTCAATCTGCTCGCGTACTTCGTCCTCCGTGTAGCCCGGCTCGATATCGCAATCGACCGCAATGTTAATCGGCACCTCTACCGCCGCCTGCACGGTAACAATCGGTCCAACCGGGGCCGCTCCCTCTCCGCGCCCATCCTGCGTTGGGTCGATGTACTGTTGAACCGCGTCAACTACGGATTGATCCGGAGCCGTTTTATCTGCGCCGAGCAATACGACTTTGACCGTGCCGGGCCCGGCCCAAATCGGATACACGATCGCGCTGCCTACGCCGGGCACTTCGAGCGCCCATTGGCGGTATTGATTCGCGTTGCCGGACGTGGCTGGCCGCTGTGCCCGTTCGAGGTATCGCGCGTACAAGTCCGCATCCGACTCCGTATCCACCCCGCCGCTAAAATTGACCGCGTTGGTTACCGTGACGATGCCGACTAGGTCGCCCGTCATCGTATTAATCGCGCCGATTCCGACGTTACCCGCTGCGCCGCCTTCTTGCGCTTCCGCGAGTACGGTAGTCGTCGGACCGCCGATCGTTACCGCGCCGAGTGTAACGAAATAGACCGGAGTGTCCCCGCCAGTTGATACGACGGTGCCTGCAGGGATAACGGTACCGGCCGGGCCCGCAAACGTAACCGAACCGCTGGCTTTAAGTGAAGGCTTACGCGTCAATCCGTACTCACTTGCGCGGCGGTCCAGGTACTCGCCCGTTGCCGTATCCGCGAATCCGTAATTAAGCACGTTGTCCAGCTCGGAGTACGCGAGTGATACCTCGATGGCCGCCGGCGACTCCAAATCGTAAGTTACCGAGCCGGGACGATGGTCTACGTCAGGCGGCGAATTGCCAAGCATCCGCTCTAATACCGCGGCTGACGTTTGATCCTCATACGCCATCTAGCGCCACCTCCACCGGAATCGTATCGTTGTCAATGTCAACGAAAAAAGAGACGAACAATTTGTCCGCCTCCCTCGTTAACGTAAAATCACGCACCGCCAAAATGCGGTCGTCGTATATAAGCGCGTCCTCAATGGCACGCGGTATTTCCGTTTCCAAAAGCTCGGGCGATACGTCCTGTCCGATAAGCGCGTCGATCTCCGAGCCGTAATCGTCGTCATATATCGCAAATCGGTAACGCGCAGTCCGGATCGCTTTGTAAATGAACTGCTCAATCGCGTCGATACCGTCAATCATTCCGCCCATTTCGCCTGTTTCAACATTAAGCGCGTACGTTTTGATCGGCTGAACGAAATCTTCCGTGGTTACGGCCTCATCTTCAGGAATCACCGCTAAGGGACTAAGCGCCATCGTCTATGCCTCCCCATCGGTCGAATAGTAAATAATCCTGCCCTGCGTTAAACATGAGAACTATAACGCGGTCGCCCGGCTCTAGCACCGGCTCAAACTCGATCTCCGCGTCCGCCCCGTTGATCTTTACTTTGCGTTTATATCCGGCCAAGTGTTCGGGGACTACGATATCCTCGGCCTCCAACTCGAAATTTGCGTTATCGAGTTTTACGCTAATGTCCGGAAGTGGCGCGATGACCGTGCCGAACTCGACGTCCACGTCCTTGTTGTATCCGAGTTGCCGGACGATATCGCGCAATTTACTTACGCCGCCGCCGTCAATAGTTTCGAGTGCCATCGCGTCACTTTCCTTTCGTCTTTTTCGTATCCTTCTTCGTTTCCTTGTCCTTCGCAACCTTCTTCGATTTCTTCGCGGCCTTCTTCTTTTCCGGCTCCTCTTCGTATTCCAATTTCGGAAGGTCGTCCGTCTTGGACAGCGTCAGCGTCATCGTGTGGATGCCATCGCTAAACGTATGAGTGTCCGCGTTGACATAAAAGCCGCCGACCAAGTCCGTCATCGACTCGAAAGCGTAGACCGCTGTGCCTGCGATAACGTCCGTAAGGCCGATCGCGGTTACCGATACGTCCTCCTGAACCGTCGATAACTCTTTCAGGCGCGTTTTCGCAAGCTGACGAAGCTGGGATGCATTAAGTTTCGAGTCAGCAGATTCAAAGTGTTGCATCATGCCGTATCGTTCGGCCAGCGCGGTATTCTTCTCGGTTGCGACGATCTGCTTTTCCTCCGACTCTCCGCCGACAACTTTGACCGCCGTACGCAACTCCTCGATTGACCGCGTCCTGGAAGCGTCGAGAATGTTAACGCCGTCCTCGATCATCCAACGCACTGTGGCGTCTTTCTTTTCGCGCAGGCCGAGCTTGCCGTTCGCCGCGTACACGATAAACTTGCGCCCGTTTTGCTTGCGCGTCTCCGTAAGCGCCGTGACCATCATGTCCCATAGTGTTTTATTTCGCAGGATCATGCGCGGGATAACATAACCGGTCGACGCGATGTCTCCGGTCGGGATGCCGAACGACTTACACAACGAGGCGACTATCGCCCCGGCCGTCATCTTGACGAATTTGCGCGTATCTACGTTTTTCGTGAGATACACGTTTTCGTCGTGGGCGGTAACCGTCGCGTCGCCTGTATCCGTGATGTCGTACGTAAAGATTACGCCACGGAATACGCCCCTGCCGTTAACATAGAGGCGCAGCTCCTTGCCGAGCTCAAACGCGACCTCTTGGTCCTCGCCATTTAGCGTATTGGACATCGATAGCGTTAAAGTCCGGTGGGGCTGCGCCACATCTCCGGCCCATGTCGCGGTCTTGACGAGCGGCTCGACGTAATACTTGCCGTCATATAGAACGCGTATTTGCGTACTCATTTCGGAATCACCAGCTTTTGTCCGGGCTTAAGTCGATTGGGATCATTGCCGATAATCGCCTTGTTTTTGGCGTAAATCTCGCGCCACCTATCGCCCTTTCCGTACACTTTCGCCGCGATCTTAAACAGCGAGTCGCCGGACTTGACGGTATATGACGACGGAATTACGCGATTCGATTCGCGCGCTGGCTCCGTTGTTACCTTCGCTTTGGATATATTCGTTTTGTCTGCGTTCGGGTCCGACTTTTTCGCGGACGGGATGAACGTATACTCCTTGAGCTGCAGCGTGTAATAGACGTCGCCAGGCTCGCCGCCGCGCTCCTCATACGAAAACGACCGAATCGTGACCGCGATATTGATCGGCGTATTCGTGACGATGAAGCGAACGGGACGGCCCGACTTCTGCCACCGCTCGATAGTTTTAACGATAGTCCACGGGTCCTTTAGCGCCTTGTACTGACAGTATGACCGATTATAATCGCGCGGGAAAAACGATTCTACCGAGAACTCCTTTTGTCGATTGCTGCCGAGGATCGTATACTCTCCGAGATTGGATACGTTAACGTCCTCGTAGCCATACGTTGAGGTCGCGTTAATGGTCTCCGGATTGACCGGAAGCCACAGGACCTCAGCGTTGTTGTTATATTTGAGCCAAAATTGCGGCTTGCCTCTCGCCAATGTTGCCGCCTCCTTTCCGCTTACATCGCCAGCCGTACGGCCAACGCGTTCGCAATCGCTTCGATGTCGCCGTCACTCCGGACGTTAAACGTATTTCCCGTGATAACTACCGATGGGCTGCCGCCGTTACCTTGACGGTATGCTCGCGCTTCGGCTGACGTAAGGACCATTTCGCCTTCGTGCAGGCGCGCCGGGTAGTTGTTATACGGAACGTTGTCGAGTCCGCCGGAAAATCCGATCGCGTTTGTAAATTTTCCCCACAAGCTGTCAGGTTGCGAGGACGGCCCGATGGTCCCGCCTTCAATCATCGGTTTCCCAGGATTCTCCTTACTCCATTTGTCGAGATTGTTTTTAAGTTTTTCCGCGTTACTGTATTCCGCGTAGAACTTTTCCATCTCTCGTTTAAACGGGTTCATAAGGTCGACGACGTTGAGATTGTCCTTGATACCCTGCATAATCCCCGTGACAATCGCGCCACCAATCTTAAGAGCAACCGCTACGATTTGCGGAGTCATGGACTCAGTCACATTGATGACAAACCCGACCATTGCCTTTGTGACGGACTCGGTCTTTTGCTTACCGCCGCCTTCCCACCACAAGTTGAATGCCTCACCGATTTTACCGAAGGTGAATTGAATCTTGCTCTCAAGATCGGGCAGGTTTTTAAATTCAGGGTTGTTGATGAAGTTATCTTCAACGTACTTGGTCGCTGTGCTTACCATGTTCTCGACGGCCGCGGTGATCTGCGGAGTCCATTCGGCAACCATTTTCGCAGCTTTACCCGCCAATCTCCGGATAACAGGCATCAACGGAGTCAACGCAGATATCTGCAACGTTTCGACCGCGCCACGGAACTGCTCAACCGCACCGGCTGCGCTGTTCATCTTCTCTTCTGCGACTTGGAGCGCGGTGACTTTGCCCATCTCGTCGTAAAACTTCTGAACACCTTCCGCGCCTTCTTTGAACAAGATGTTACCCGCGCGAATAGCGTCGGAGCCGAATAGTTGGTACATGTAGTACTGACGTTGTTCACCGGTTAAGTCTTTAAATCGGTCTTGCAATATTCCGGCGACCTCAGTAAGCTTTTTAATTTCGCCACGTTCATCATAAAAGGCTGAATGGATAAGATTGTTCGCCATAAGAAACTTTTGTGTTTCTTTTGCGGCCTTGCTTGATCCAACTTTCAGCCCTTTAAGGCCGGCGACGTATTTCTCAACATCACTAGTTACTTGCTCCAGCGACGTACCGGTTGATTTGATGCCTTTGCTTGCGAGAAATTCGAGTGACGCATTTGTGTCAACTGTTAACAAGTTGAACTCTTCGAACAATGCGTAGGCTTTATCCGTCATCGGGACCAGGTTGGCAAGCATTGTTTTAAGCGAAGTACCTGCGTCGGAACCTTTAAGGCCGTTATTCGCGAACAAACCGAGTGCTGTGTTCGTATCTTTAAAAGTCATGCCTACGCCGGCCGCAACCGCAGATACGGCTGAAAGGGAATACCGCAACTCCTGTACGCTAGTAGCGGAAGCATTCGCAGTTCCCGCAAGTATATCCGAAGCCTCTGCCGCGGTCATATTATCCTTGCTGTACGCGTTAAGCGCAGTCGACATGATTTCGGCGGCATCCGCGAGTTCAAGCGATCCGGCTGTCGCCAGGTTGAGCGCAGCATTAAGACCGCCGTTTTCGACTTGATCAACGGTAAGGCCGGATTTTAGCAACTCCTCCATACCCTGCGCAGCCTCTAGCGCAGAGTATTTCGTCAGTGCGCCTTGTTCGAGTGCCAACGCATTAAGGCGCCCCATCTCGTCGGCAGACGCGCCAGTTAACGCCTTGATCGTCTGCATCTGCGATTCGAAATCCATCGCTTTTTTGATACTATCGCCGACAACCGCAAATGTGCCCGCAACGGCTCCGATTCCTGCCGCGGCGACTCCGAATTTCATAATGCTTGACGTCATGCTGCGCAAAGGCCGCGTAGCTTGGTCAATAATCCGTAACGTACCCGTTATGTCAAACGACATCTATCGCGACCTCCCTTGTTGTTGTTTTAGCGCAGCCTTACGCCGTTCGCGCTCCTCATCCTCAAGCACGATAAGGTCGGACGCGTACATCATGGCGCGCTGGCTGCCTGTCTTTCCGTAAACCTCATCGGGCGGTATGTGGTGGCGTTGATAAACGATGTGTAGCAAATACGCCTCTCCGCCCGCCCGAATTAGTTTTTTGCGTCTTCGACCGCTTCGTCGCTAACGCCGAGGTCGGACATCTTCGTAAGTTCGTCTACGAGCAATTTGACCTCTCCAGGAAGTAGCGCCTTGCCTACGCAATCAAGTTCGTCAGTCGCACCATAATGCGCCTTGAGCGCTTTGTTGTTAAAGTCCGGGTCCACGCAAGCAGCCGAGATGAGCGCATAGCTAAGTTGCGTCATATCAATATTCCCCTTGCCAGTCGTAGCGCGCAGATTCGCCCGCTGTACATCAGCGTTCGTCAGCGTTTTTAGCGTGAAATGCGTTTTCAGCCGCGGAATGTACACCTCTTTGGTAACGTCCAAACTTGCGCCCAAAAGCGCCTCTAATCCTTTCGCCATCTATGCCAACCTCCGTTATTTTCGTAATTAAAAACGGGCCGCCCGTAGGTAGCCCGTTAAGTCTTGCGTATTGCGGTATTAAGCTGTCGCGCGGATAGATTCGAGGATTTCATAGCCGGAGAATACAAACGTGTATTCCTGTTCGACAATCGATCCGACCTCGAAGTTGATGACCGGAATCCGGTCGAATGTCACGTTTTTCAGGCGCACACGATACGCGCCAAACGATTCGGGGTCGTCGAGTTTAACGACAAGCTCCGTTACGTACGGCGAGCTCACATCGTCAGTGACTTGCGCCATCTTCTCGATCCACTCGGAGGTAACGAGGTATCCGTTAATCGATCCGCTACCCTTGAGCGTGGTCGTTTTATTGCCGAGCCAGCGCGTGCCGGCGAGTTTGATCTCTTCCATGCCGATTTCGATATTGGCCTCAACGCTCGTGACGTTGCTCAACCAGTTACCGTCCTCGTCGAATAGTTGACCGTAGTTACCGTTAATAACGCGTTTAGCGTCCAAAGTCATTTAATCACCGCCTCGCTTAGTCGATATTTACCGTTACAAAAATGCGCTCCATCGTATCGGTTTC contains the following coding sequences:
- a CDS encoding DUF4352 domain-containing protein; protein product: MWILIGFVVVVIGAITLTLSNPLSSRVTESVPVTATPGLNSEIEVGTFAVTVHSVDESEASSNGVKTVTLDMSARNDADKAGSFTSDQVKLRDSAGREYEPKLGGLGNMTINPGITEKGTVSFEVSESAEITEALIRADMFDMGGADYVRVDLTKGDPAQ
- a CDS encoding N-acetylmuramoyl-L-alanine amidase; this translates as MNYRKDYIPKTTANSRRPGHAMNATTITIHNTGNEKSSAANERAWLTNPSNTRTASFHIVVDEREAIECVPLNENAWHAGDGSGASSGNRTSIGIEICESGNYAKTLDNAATLVASMLKERGWGVDRLRRHFDWSGKICPRLMYDNGAWTGWGLFKAAVAAKLNEKVAESDVKKDVIVSVVVNGKKVTDGVLDGGTTYTPARAVAEALGAKVTWDAKTKTVTITKEAK
- a CDS encoding BhlA/UviB family holin-like peptide, producing MAEMDIAKYFLTQGPFAILFVWLLIYVMKTNREREKSMQEENREREGRLQALLDKFSEKYDLIIGEIREMKERLPREKD
- a CDS encoding CD1375 family protein, yielding MLAIAPVYASLIRKKLRTLDSVPDVEGLREQVAGLLGEEATA
- a CDS encoding pyocin knob domain-containing protein; translated protein: MATTPNLGLPLIDGAMTADVPRDMNALANAVDTAVEAAIDEAVSGVTVPDASLTQKGIVQLSNKTDGTSQSLAPTEKAVSDARQAAISAAATDATTKANAAEANAKSYVDAKTWQKNKLTNDDGLVLNISNQNLNNVVKTGFYAGENITNAPGTAVGSWWYVEVFAMSGSHIKQIAMNLFDNTYQQRTNNGSGWSAWSPDLFTSVSNGKASVAAAITGKGVPTAADAPFATMAANINAIQVGPKYAMGTAVGGSTPRIFTHLDGSASMVYIQVSGLGFRPNRIVIKRVFDAGTTEAAHADLGVYDWGTRQAAPSSTVGNNYNYMTYDLKRGFYVFEMSGALTTSSAAYVNDTGFLLPVNAGVNYVWEAYGV
- a CDS encoding putative phage tail protein, whose protein sequence is MRTLTDIKRDMFDYVPLYYRDSLVAGGILNAEAIEFAKLNADIYDVLDQFFIDTATWGLARWERIFGVTPEPGATYAQRREVLRGKLRGVGKVSVSLIENVAEAYANGDVDVTVDSAAYTLTITFVGVYGVPDQIDALKANLRDIIPAHMAIDYVFRYYTYAELTGSGKTYADLTGYTYDDIYNRRL
- a CDS encoding baseplate J/gp47 family protein, with product MAYEDQTSAAVLERMLGNSPPDVDHRPGSVTYDLESPAAIEVSLAYSELDNVLNYGFADTATGEYLDRRASEYGLTRKPSLKASGSVTFAGPAGTVIPAGTVVSTGGDTPVYFVTLGAVTIGGPTTTVLAEAQEGGAAGNVGIGAINTMTGDLVGIVTVTNAVNFSGGVDTESDADLYARYLERAQRPATSGNANQYRQWALEVPGVGSAIVYPIWAGPGTVKVVLLGADKTAPDQSVVDAVQQYIDPTQDGRGEGAAPVGPIVTVQAAVEVPINIAVDCDIEPGYTEDEVREQIETGVTAYLATLAFSDPLVRITRIANVILDVPRVIDYRDLTINGGTGNVLIADGEVAVLGTVTVT
- a CDS encoding DUF2634 domain-containing protein, encoding MALSPLAVIPEDEAVTTEDFVQPIKTYALNVETGEMGGMIDGIDAIEQFIYKAIRTARYRFAIYDDDYGSEIDALIGQDVSPELLETEIPRAIEDALIYDDRILAVRDFTLTREADKLFVSFFVDIDNDTIPVEVALDGV
- a CDS encoding DUF2577 family protein; amino-acid sequence: MALETIDGGGVSKLRDIVRQLGYNKDVDVEFGTVIAPLPDISVKLDNANFELEAEDIVVPEHLAGYKRKVKINGADAEIEFEPVLEPGDRVIVLMFNAGQDYLLFDRWGGIDDGA
- a CDS encoding LysM peptidoglycan-binding domain-containing protein, whose translation is MARGKPQFWLKYNNNAEVLWLPVNPETINATSTYGYEDVNVSNLGEYTILGSNRQKEFSVESFFPRDYNRSYCQYKALKDPWTIVKTIERWQKSGRPVRFIVTNTPINIAVTIRSFSYEERGGEPGDVYYTLQLKEYTFIPSAKKSDPNADKTNISKAKVTTEPARESNRVIPSSYTVKSGDSLFKIAAKVYGKGDRWREIYAKNKAIIGNDPNRLKPGQKLVIPK
- a CDS encoding phage tail tape measure protein, which produces MSFDITGTLRIIDQATRPLRSMTSSIMKFGVAAAGIGAVAGTFAVVGDSIKKAMDFESQMQTIKALTGASADEMGRLNALALEQGALTKYSALEAAQGMEELLKSGLTVDQVENGGLNAALNLATAGSLELADAAEIMSTALNAYSKDNMTAAEASDILAGTANASATSVQELRYSLSAVSAVAAGVGMTFKDTNTALGLFANNGLKGSDAGTSLKTMLANLVPMTDKAYALFEEFNLLTVDTNASLEFLASKGIKSTGTSLEQVTSDVEKYVAGLKGLKVGSSKAAKETQKFLMANNLIHSAFYDERGEIKKLTEVAGILQDRFKDLTGEQRQYYMYQLFGSDAIRAGNILFKEGAEGVQKFYDEMGKVTALQVAEEKMNSAAGAVEQFRGAVETLQISALTPLMPVIRRLAGKAAKMVAEWTPQITAAVENMVSTATKYVEDNFINNPEFKNLPDLESKIQFTFGKIGEAFNLWWEGGGKQKTESVTKAMVGFVINVTESMTPQIVAVALKIGGAIVTGIMQGIKDNLNVVDLMNPFKREMEKFYAEYSNAEKLKNNLDKWSKENPGKPMIEGGTIGPSSQPDSLWGKFTNAIGFSGGLDNVPYNNYPARLHEGEMVLTSAEARAYRQGNGGSPSVVITGNTFNVRSDGDIEAIANALAVRLAM
- a CDS encoding phage tail tube protein; protein product: MTLDAKRVINGNYGQLFDEDGNWLSNVTSVEANIEIGMEEIKLAGTRWLGNKTTTLKGSGSINGYLVTSEWIEKMAQVTDDVSSPYVTELVVKLDDPESFGAYRVRLKNVTFDRIPVINFEVGSIVEQEYTFVFSGYEILESIRATA